The segment TGATCTTGATAAAGGTCTTGCTTTGTTTTCtaaagttttgaaatgtttgatgagcatctttattcctatcaaccggAGTTAAAGATGAAGAGGGTTCATATTGACTTACTTGCAGATGAAAATTATGAAGTGGTGTGCACAATTGGGTGAAAGGTGTGAATTCAAAAAACAAATGcctatctctaatgtctttttgaaaATTATTAATGAAAATCCTTTTAATATCACCCTTAGGCACAAGATAGGCAATTTgtgcatacaaatgtttatatctaccaatggaaTCAGTTACTTTTTCCTTATTGCCTTGTTTATAATGcactaaatcaatcaaagtaatttgtgtaccaatattgttttgaaaatgttgaatgaatgcatcAGCTGATAGCCAAGCAAGGAGCCAAACCATTCCAAAGCTTTACCTTTTAAGGAACAAGGAAATGGTTTTGCAAGAAGTCTTTTGTAATTGTGTAAGTTACTACACAAAGTggaaaatgttttcacatgagtggGTGTCACCTTATCCATTATATTTCTTCAAGCGAGGAACCTCAATGTGTTGTGAAAGAGTACAAGGATGTCATTAGAAAGTAGGCTAGCAGTGAAATATGTAGGAATAGTGGATTTGGATTTAAGTTATGGCAGTCAATTGTTTTTGTAAAAATGAAACATTTTGAATCGAGTGTTTTATGGTGGCTTTGGTCGATGAATTGGATTGAGAAagattggattgtgatggaggaattGAATGTGTAGTATGATAGGTAGGTGGAACATTGTGGTAGGTAGGTGGAACATTGTGATAGGTAGGTGGAGGAGACGGTTGAAAAACAAATGGGAGATTAGTTAAAGATGGAATGTAAGAATATTGATTGATTGTATTTCCCCACTACTAAAATATGTAGCATTAACATTTTGCAGTTGTAACCATGATAGAAGATGTATTTGTAGGCACATTAGGTAGAGATGTAAGAATAGGCATTGAAATCTCAACATGATTTGGAGTGGAATGTCCAAGCATTTCTGCACAACTAGCCAATTTCATAGCATTTTCATCCACTATGTGAGTTATACCACATAACACTTCCACACTACGTTCATCAAAACCGTGCTCAAATCACAAACCAACTCACAACAATTTTCTTACAATATTGCATTTTTATAACTCtacaatatttttaattttgtaatttttcaaACATCTTTGCAAACTTCTTATCAAATCATTAAGCCATCATCCTATCATGAACACACGTCAACTCCTTTTGTAAGGCTTGATTCTAGGACTCCTTGTTGAGTTTCCAAACAAACTTTTATGGGTTTGCTGTAACCTCACTTTAAGAAGCTTTGCATGCCCATTTTGTTACATATATAACTGTACACACATAGATCACTTTTGCAATACAAAAATGACCTACAATCAACATATTACTCTAAAAAGTACCGTGTAATACCAGTCTAAACATAAAATATAATGATGAAACACATAATTTATAACAAAATAttctctcaaaaaataaaaaattatttccttacaaaatttaattttatatttccaTGTACACTActacaaaacacaattttgatgttcAAATAAATATCTCTAGGaatgaaattttcaaacaaaatCCAAGGCGAAAAAATCACAAGGCAAAAAAACCCTGGGCTGTACTGaacaaaaatccaaacaaaatcgAAGGCGACAAAATCACAAAGCAAAAGAACCCTGGGGCTTCAGTGAACAAAAATCCAGACAAGCACTGGCAGGCTGGAACTAATAAAAAGCAAAATGCAGATAGTCACGTAATTGGATTCGAATTAAGGCCTCCAAACAAGATCTAAGcccacaaaattttaaaaaaaaaacagaatCCTGGGCTGCAAAGAATAAAAGCCCAAGCAAATATGAGACAAGACATGAGCAAACGGGAATAATAAAAAGTGAATCCCGATGACTAAATTCTTCGTTCCTTTTGTTTTATGCTTGCAATCAATCCTCAAGAATTGGAATCCGCCAGAAAATTATGTAGTTCATGAAGGTGGCACTCATAATTGAAAGCTAGAATCCTTTTCTAAGATAaatctttaattttttaaataaattcttCTAAAGTGTGTGAGTAAATACTTTTTATGTTGGGCATTGCAGAGACTTGAACTTAGATCATAGCTCTTATGATCTTGCCCACAAACCAATTCtccaatttgttttcaatttgcctGATGGAATCGAATTTCTTGTCATGTTATATAAAGGAAATGCTTTTAAGCATCGATGATAAAAAAACAAACAGTTTAATTTACATGCATCGAGTTTCCAAATCACTCAAAACAGATGCATTACAGATGCATTTTTTAAGCAAACTCATCAAATTTATTTGAGTTTTGAACCAAACCGTTATCTACTACAATTTTGCATcagtaaattaaaaaaattaacatgataAATCTTACATTTCAGTTTATCTATAAACTGAGACAATCAATATTCTCCAGCAACTGCATATTATTCCGGGCCCTTCACACCTCAATACTCAATAAACATATACTCTAGTAGTGCTCAGTAGTGGACGACAAAACCTAGAACCAGCTCTGAATAGTATGACAAACTCTCTAATCTGGTAGTATGTTGCTTATATGCACTTTGCATGTCTTGTTCCAGATTGTAAGGTACAAAGTTCCTGTTTCTGGAAGTGGGTTCGCTCCTTACTGAAAGCCAAGAATTGGGCTTTTGATGTAGATTAAAATTCACAAGAATTTTTCTTTAAAATCTTACAAATTCTTCATAGTACTACTCAGTAGTGGAGGACAAACCCTATAGCCAGCGCTGAATTGTATGACAAGCTCTCTAATCTGGCAGTATGTTCCTTATATGCACTTTGTATGACTCATTCCAGATTGTGAAGTACAAAATTCCTTTTTTTGGAAGTGGGTTCGCTCCTTACTTAAAGTCAAGAATTGGGCTTTTGGTGTAGATTCCAATTCACAAGGAATTTTCTTATAATGTTGCAAATTCTTCATAGTGTAGAATAATCCCTTTCTACAGGTTACAGGCAGATGTGAAATGACTTGGGTTCTACAGTTAGAAGATTAGCTGTAATACTAAATCATTCAGATTACCAGGCCTTTGACAACAGGTACACAAACGTACCAGAGAATTAAACTAAGTAACCTAACAGgtgaacaaaaataatagagaagcGATCTCAAGTATCCTAACATCCTCACCTTCGAATTCAGTATCCCAACAAACGCAGATTAATGACAGTTACCTGGATAACTGTAAATGTTTTAAACAAACACATCATTAGGAAAGTAACTTCTAAAGCTAGTTAAACTGAACTACACAATGCATAGGTGATCAACAGAAAAACATGAAAAAAACTGAATCAATTCATAAGTTGAACatgaaaaaaaattctgaaaaataaccCAGACAATAACATTCAGCCAAAAAGTTGGCATGGTCCATGGATCTTGTCTTTTTTTACAGCTAGAGCAAGGTCTGCGGTTTTACACTCCCCGGTGCATATGTAACCGCGTTTAAGAAAATTAATCTAAAAAGCGCCAGAGAAAAAATAGAATAATTCATTCATTAACGGAGATCTAACCCAAAAAGAAAACATCCAAACACATAGAAATGTCTCAAAACACAATGCAAAGCTTTCTCATAAATCGTCGAAGTTACATTACAACTACCGCCGCTGTCTTGCCCAACCTCTCTAGCCGTACAAATACTTTACTCAGAAAAATGGAATCCCCAATAACAAACCCTTCATCCGCTTTTCTTCAAATAAAATCAGCGGAGCAAAGAATTAAAAATGGTGGCAATATTACTCCCACAAATATCGGAGACAGAAATAAGTCCCCTAACTTTCTCATCCAGACATGCTGTCAAAACCGAATCCAAATCCCAAAACACCAGTACCCATGAAACCAAAAAAATAGAAGACCCCTTTGAAACCCTAGAAACCCTATCTGTGAGCAGTTACGAGAGTTTCAATAAAGCGAAGCCCATCAAACTTTGGAGCGAACTTATCTTCATTAAACGGCCTGCACTGCAATTCCTCACATGGGTGTCTCTCCAAATTGTCCATTTTCCCCTGCAACACACAGATCTAACGTAAATTCATCTACCCACTAAACTAATTTCAAAACCACACAGAATTGATTGCTGAAAAGACCTCCATAAAAAAATCAGAGCAGCAAACTCACCCTTGACGAAGAGAAAGCGCTGATCTGAACGCCGCGTGTTTGGGCCGGAAAATCCAAGGCAGTAGACGCAACTGCTGCAACAGCGGCCATTAAAATGTCTGCTCCCTTCATTTTGAATGGTGAAAAACGCAATGACAATGTACGCAGACAAGCTATGAATAAATTCTGTTACAAGCAATTCTATTTGGAATTAAAAGATTAAGAGGTGGGCTTAAAAAGAGCCCCTTCCTCTTTCCCTTCCCTTTCCCAGCAGGACCAATTCTCCAAGAAAACACCTCCCCGTGAGTTTTCTGAGAAAGAACTCGTGAATTTACCCACATGCGAGGTCACGGTTTCGAATCGCGTGACCAATAAATTAGAATATAACTATTACGCGGCTTTGCATCGCCTGCAATCAGATTTTGAGCTTTTATTGACTTGACTTCCCATGCGAGGAAGCAATCCACGCGGGCCACCCGCACAAGAACAAGCATTcggaataaaagagaaagaaaaagaaaaattgatgttttttttttcttgttttgtctAGATGAAATTAATCTTGAGTTTTATGTGTCAATTTAAAGggttttcaaactttaaaattagCATAGAGAAATAttaaaagatatcatatttgtttattatattattattttataattaatattaaattattattaagataaaattatcatatttttatatttttattaaattttaaagattaaatattattataatattagattgagaaAATTAGAAGTTAATTGATTGCATGATAGAAATAGACAAAATTGATTGAAAACTCAGAAATAATGGTAGTTgaaaggagaaaataaataaatattttttattgttcatgcatttAACAAATACttgaaattaaatgcttctagtttttattacaAATATTTTTCACGAGTGTAATACCTAATAAACaagaaaaatgatatattttattttttggtttttgttttgttttttaaaagaaaatcaatttaaagtgtttttaaaaatttaaaaatagtaaacaacatttaataAGATGATGTATGGATTTGTAAAAGATAAAAATGGGTGTTTTTGATGTTTTgttttttaaagaaaatcattattaAGATTAATTTAATGAAATGAATATAAGAAGTACATTTAGTGGGGAGTATGCAAGTACTTGTTAttgtaataaaaaatatttgttataACAATACTTCTCTTTTTGATATGTGAAAATGGTATCTATTTTATTAGTATAATATAGAGTTTTACAATAAAACATCGTTTTACTCAAAATGGCTATCTCGCCACCCTACCATAGTATCCCTATCCCCTACACCTCCAAAACTACCACCAACCATTATCAACATTGGCCAACCCCCCAATACTATTTGAGCATTAAATAACCGGACTGTAAGTATTTTTCATTTTACAAAATGTCATTCGAATGGTAGATAATTATCTATATAAACATCTGATATACATTAATATCTAAACTAAATAGATCAACAAGCAAAAATTCCATCAAAACATAGGGCATTCAACCTTGTCGGACcactttctttcctttcttctccATTAGTTGGACTTACACAAGGTCGTTGATCCGAAAGTTGCTTGGCTCGAGGGTTGGCTCTGATTGATCCTTCTTTTTTGCTTCTGCCTCAATCCAAACCATCATTGCCCTCTCTTGCAAGAATTCTAAGAGAGATTCCCATCCCAATTAGGCCTATGTTCTATGTTCTTTCCGCGAGCCTTTGGCATTCCATACCATGAAAGGCCTGAGACTATCCTCACTCTCATCCAACTCCCACCAGTCACCTTCTTCATACTTAAATCCCCTACTTGAGATTACCGAGGCCAACATTGCCTTCAGGCCAAAGACCCACTCCTCTTCAATTCACTCTTTCATCACCCACTCCACTTCCACCTTAGTTCCAAGTTAGAAGCCCCAGGCTAGAAACATTGACACTATGTCAGTGTTCACTCGATATCAATGTTTAGCCCTCATGAACTCTTCTCCAAGAATGAGATCCAGTGTTTGAAGGAATAGAGGGTCATGGATTTTGAAAACACTCTTCAATCGCTTCTCCAAGATTCGACCCAAGAATGCCAATTTTTGCTTCATTGTCACCACTGGGAAAATTTGCCTCCataatttaaatgcccataccaaCCTTAAGTCGACTCCTTCCAAAATTTTCTATGAAAAAATTCGAAGGGTAAATCCTTTTTAAGGCCAATTCACTCGGGAATCCACTTCCTATATTAATGCTCTGTCACATCCATCCCATTCGTTCTCATTCTTGCCAAAAACATGATGGCAAAAATCATGATGATGACATACTTTCCAGCCCTTCACACCATTCTAAATCATCGTATCATTCCCcaaaaaatccaaaatcatgagcATTACATGACATCACCCACTTTGACAGGGTGTCTGCCACATCATTTCTAGAGTGAAACACATGTGAGATTTTAAAGGTAGCAAATGAGCTCAATAAATTACAAGtagatttaataaatttattaatgttTCATGATTCCTCCTTGCCTTGGATTAGAGCATTTATAATAATCATCGAATCACCCTCAAGATGGATTTTTCTGACACCGGTTTTTTTGGCCAATAACACTACTTTCATTGTTGTTTGAgcttcaaagatattattcataatGTTCACTTTATTTTTCCCTGGTCTAAGTTTTCGGCGGGCCCAGTTGTTTTCGCTTTTATCTAGCAACACGAGGCGCGAAGGATACTTGGCATCACGGCGTTGCTCCCTCGGTTCTTTTTTGGCGTCCATTTTTTAAAGCAGCGCAATGGTGACAAATGGCAATGTGTGCTGACTATTTTCGGCAGGCCCACCCGTTTGCGTAGTATGCAAGCGGTTCCTTGCATTCGTGTCGTTTTCAGCAGCCCATCCACAGTTAGTCGAATCTTTTCAGTTCATGGTAGTATGCGAACTGTTGCGGGCGAAAAATGGAATTTCAGGAGCCGTTTTGTTGGGTGTGACCTCTGTAGTGACACGACATGTTTTTCTGTTCAAGGAGGTTTTACCATTTTGGCATTTTGGGGGAGTTGTTTTCATGAGTGGGAGCTCTTTAAATGTTGTTTTTACCTTCTACGAAGGGGTTCAAAACTTTGAAAAGAAAGACAATTAAGTTTGCTAAGTAGGAGTCTTTATTTCCAGCCTTTTAAAACTATTGTGGTTCTCCTTGAGGAAGGTTTTTCAAATTGTGCCTGCGGCCTTTATGATGCCTCTTTCAGTATGCTTTTGATGGTATTTTTTTGTGCTATTGTGTTAAAACTCCAATAACTTTAGGAATAGATCCATCTAAGATTTTGCTAATTGAACTATGTCTCATACTTGTTATTTGGTAAATGCATGATGAATATTTCCTTATGTTGCAGATAAATTTGATTGTAACTTCTGATTATGTTCTTGATTTGggcttgtagattgttgaatgagcttatAGAAGTTATATGTTTCTTGATTTTTATATGTTCATTGTCTTTTAATGATCCGGCGTATCGCCTCAGTAGTTTAGTGTTACTACTTTAAGGGTGTctgctttctttcccttttctcaaaacccaaggaagagtcggcttctcaatcctGGAGGTCATTCAGTGTAACCTACGCATATTGGTCCCCAGCACTGAATTTCCAATAAGGTTGTTTGTTCCTAAaacaaaatttagagtcaacagttctttttctagcaCGCCCGGTGGGATCGAATTATTTTAAATACATCTCAGcaagtttatgagtcataggccgGTCACCAGGAGTCAAACGACCTTGCACCCTCACCTActttttcctccattggtgaccGTCCATTCAGCCACAGTATCACCTTCTCAGGGCCTCCCCACAATCATACAAGCTGTGATGGCACAGGTTCCTCCCCGAAACTTTGTGACTTGGGACAATGGTAGCCCCCTCATTCCCCCAGTTGCACCCGTAGTCTGGGGAGCCATTTTGGCAGCCGCACTTAAAGTCGTTCCCAAGTTCACAGgagaatgtcataaaacccctgGGGAGCATCTGCAAGATGTGGCTACTGTCTGTACTGCCCATGGCATCACCGAGTAGAATGTAGCTTTGAGGTTGCTCGTAgcatctttcaaaggaaaagctttgGACTAGTTTAGATCTTTAGGCCCCAGTACTATAGGGGATTGGGATCAGTTGGGGGATCATTTCTTTCAGAGATTCTCAGATAAAACTGACAGATCGTCCCTAATGCATCAGCTCATTACAATCAAGAGGGCTCCTACGGAGgtattaactgattttaatttgaGATTTCAATGAACCTGGCAAAGGATACCATTGTCTGCTCGCCCTCTTGCAGATATGGCTTTCGTATTCTATCTAAAAGCTTTTAATTCTAACATATCAGTAATGATTCAATCCTTAGGAGGTAACACTCTTCTGCAAGCATTTGATATAGTAGTTCAAGTTGAAAATAACCTTATCGACACTGGAAAGCTAGCCCCTCGCCCTATAATGCCAGTTTTCCCTGAAATATCTACCCAAGTCATGCAGGAAGCCGCTCCGAGCACCTCCACTCCACAGTCTATGTATTATTTCCCTACTCCCCAAGCTGCTTCTCTGGCTACTgaagtcaatgatatgaaaaatctcttgagatccttctccaatgaaattgtcaacctaaaaagggcccaAGTTTTGCCCACCAAGCCTCCTTTTCAACAAAGTTTCCAAGGAAACCGACCCCCATACCAACATCCTAATCATCGGGCTAAGAAATTTTTTCCgtcgaatggccaaatagtcccagtTCCCAATCCATTGCAGGCCATCCACCTGACCACTGGTAGAGAATTGACCGTAGGTTAAAATAATTTGGCGGACgacaccaactcttggtgtttcccATGCAACAGTGCTCATACTCCGAGGAATTGCCCAAGGGGAAATTTGCAACAGAAGGTCGCGGAACAAAGAAATTCAGGCATGATGCCGGATGAATCCGCGTACACATCTCTGGGTATGGACAATGCAGCTTTTGTCGctcagatgcaaggaatgtcattacaacaagaagcagAAATCGCCCCTGATCATgcgcttttttcatggatggaggacAAGGACATAGTGCTGACCAATGATGCAGGCGCTCCAAAAGATGGAACCCCTATTGTGCattcagattacaatcttctctctaAAAGGCGTTTGACCAGGGAGGACGCCGACAATACGAGATTAGTGCTTGTAAGCCGCCCCCCCAAGCCACCAGTCATCAGTTCGGCCTATCCCAAGaaagagttcatcccttataaACTGAAAGAGCCAAAGGTCCTCATGCCTCCGACACTGGATGTAGTGGAACAGTTGAAGAAAGCTCCGACTCATGTCTCTATGGGACTTCCTCAGTATCCCAGAGCAGAAGAGCGGGCTAAGAGAGGCATTGTCTCATGATCAAAAGGAATCAGGTGTGGTAGCTCCGCCGCCCGTTCAAACTGATGGAACGGGTCGCCACCCAACAGTTAGTAAAATGGGTTCCCCTTTCGTATTGACAAATGATAGTTCGCCCTCCGCTGcccaaggagaaggtaagcctaaaccGAATCCTTTTcaccttacccttatagttggagataaacttttgcataactccatgatagatttCAGGGCTAGTACCACAGTcattcctaagcaaattgctgAAGTATTAAACATCAAGTATGACCCCTTAAGTAAAGGAGTAATGCAGCTCGATGGTAATAAGGTTCAGATAGTACATCTCATCAAAAGCCTACCCTTGACGTTATTCGCATGCCCAAGTATAACAGTATCTCAGGAAGTAGTGGTCATCGATATTCCTCCCATCTTTGGACTCTGTCTGTCTCGAGACCTTACTGCTAAAATAGGAGGTTATATGTCCCTAGACTGGTCTCACCTTATCCTCCGTACCCGACATAGCgctaagatgaagatcctttcagaACCCCTTCATGCTGAGCACATAGCTGACCAGGCCTTGATTAATTTCGAGCCTACCCACACTTCTATATCCAATGATGAACAAAAGGTGGTAGAGCTTTTAGAAGACGAAGAAGTAACAGGGGAAATCCTGCCCGAACAAGAAGCTTTCCTAAACAAGTTCATAGATTCGGaccccttctctaattaccatgccactggcctaggtacctattgcatttttgaagaaGATTAGAAGATCCCAAAACTCACCAGAGATCCATTCTCCGAAGATCAGTTGTCTTCGGCCCTATGGACCTTACACTTCAACGACACCAAATGCAAAATAAGCTCCAGAGCCAGAGTTTGTCTCACCCCCTGCGGGCGATCAGATCCGAAAGTCTTTTCGGTTGCAGTTTACATGTTCGAATAATGAAGCAGAGTATGAAGGGCTAATTCAAGGTTTTAACATGGCAGAAAAGATGGGCATTAAAAAATTGAAGGTCCTTGGCAATTCCGAGCTAGTAGTGCACCAAGTTCGAGGGATATCCAGTGCCAAGCATGTCCACACGAGATCTTACCATTCCAAAGTCTGGGATCTAATAGAAAGTTTCAATGCTTTCAATATCATAAGCATTTCTCGGAAACTAAATACTTTAGCGGACCAAATGGCTACCATAGGAGCTCATTTTGATCCTATTGTAGACTTCCTAACTGGATCCCCAATAGTCAGTGTAGTGGTTCGCCCGACTATCCCTGATAATGATACATATTGGCAGGTGTTTGAAAGTGATGAGCAGATCGCTTTGTTTATCCAAAGCTCAGGGGAGTTTGCTGACCAGCTACAACCTAAGATCAAAGAAGCTTACGAGAACCAAGTTATTCAGTTAAAGtccaacaagctccctaatggtttgattaccttagaaaatttgtttgaccaTGTGGATGCTAAAAAGGATAAGCAGAAGCTCACGGCAAATAAAGGAGATTATGCTGAGATGTCAGTCAGAAGCAAAAGAATCCTCAAGGTGGGAAAAGGTGTTTCCTCCGAGACCAGAAAGAAGTTGGCTCGATACtatgatgaatatgaaggtgtcatggCTTGGTCCTATGACGATTTAAAGGGGTATGATCCTAACATCATCTAGCACACCATTGAACTCGCAAATGGAGCTAAGCCGGTTCGATAGAAGTAGAAACCAGTCGACCCCAAGATCGAATCCCTCATGGCTCAGGAGTTGAAGAAGCTAATCGAATCAAAGATTGTTTACCCCATAAAGCATAgtacatgggtgtccaatttggtccccgttaggaagaagaatggataTATCCGACTCTGTGTAGATTTTCGAGACCTGAATCGAGCATCACTCAAGGATCATTATCCCTTTCCGTTGATGGAACAATTATTGAGCACTGTAGCTGGATCAGAAATGTTctcaatgcttgatggtttctcaggatataaccaggtaagTGTGAAAGCAGAAGACCAGCACAAGACAActttcactaccaagtggggaacatttgcataccaGAAGATGCCTTTCGGTTTGTCAACCATCGGGGCCACTTTCTAAAGGGCCatggatttagctttcaaagagctAATTAACAAGATTATCCTAATATATTTAGATGACTTGACTGTGTTTTCCAAACACcgggaggatcattttgatcacctcgagttagtcctgcaaaaatgtcttgaattcgggatctccttgaacccaaagaaatgtatcttcaGGGTCCCTTAGGGGAAACTACTTGGGCATATAGTTTCAAAGGAAAGTGTCTCTATTGATCCAGACTGGGTCAAGGCCATTAAGGATCTCCCCCTCCCAGTTAACAAAAAGGGAGTCCAATCCTTTCTAGGAAAGGTCAACTTTGTTAGTCGCTTCATCTCCAACTTTGCCAGAATAATAAGACCCATCACTCTCTTGCTAAAAAATGATATACATTTCAGATGGACTGCTGAAGCTAAAAAGGCTTTCAACCAAATAAAACATGCTATCTGTTCAGCTCCAATATTAGCTAATCTAGACATGTccaaggatttcataatgtatgtctattccGGTCAGCATAGTATCACTATGGTATTAACTCAGAAGGACACACAAAAGGGAGGAGAGCACCCCATATCTTTCCATTCAAAATCTCTTAAAGATTATGAGCTCTGCTACAACTTTGTGGAGAAACAAGCCTTAGTCGCTGTAAAAGGGCTAAAGAAATTCAGGCATTTCATTGCCTGTAACAAGATCATAGTGTATGTAGCTCATCCCGCAGTAAGGGAGTACATCATGGAGGGCGACATCACTGAAAAAAGAgaaaattggatcactaagattctAGAATATGATGTCGATATCAAGCCTACAAAGCTAGTCCGCGGAAGAGGCCTATGCGAGTATATAGTGCAGGACAGTGAACCTTGGGGTGATAGAGCCGCTGCAGAAGAAGTGGTTATGTTTATGCCCGAGATCCCCAACGACAGTTGGATTGACCAAAGGAAACATTTCATGAAGACTGGGATTTTTCCCAAAAATCTTCCCCTGGCTAAGAGGAGGTTCTACCGACTCCAAAACAACGGTTTTTGCCTAATAGATGGAACTCTTTTCAAAAGGAATTTCGACGGAGTTCTGCTCCGCTGTGTGGACTAGAGCTAGGCTGATAAAATCCTACATGAGTTTCACTACTGCTCCTTAGGAGGCCACTTCTTTGCACTCACGACCTCCATCAAAATTACCCAAGCCGGACATTTTTGGCCATCCATGTTCAAAGATGCACACATTCTGGTAAGAGGATGCAAAGAGTGTCAATATTATACGGGAAGAGGTAAGAAAGCAGCCATGCCACTCAGGCCTGTGTCAGTAGAAGAGCCTTttgctcaatggggccttgattttgtcGGGATGATCAACCCTCCAAGTTCAGCTGGACACAAATGGATCCTGAccgccactgattatttcaccagatggtctgaagcCATCCCTCTGTGGAATTCATCTGAAAGCGAGGTGTTGACTTTCCTAGAAGATTTGACTTGTCGGTACGGTACCCCAAAAACTGTTATATCAGATAATGCGCGCGCATTTACAGGCTCGCGAATCACACAGTTTGCTCTCAGTAGAGGTATTTATCTCAAGACCTCTTCCAATtactaccctcaagggaatggtctTGCCGAATCTACTAATAAGAACCTGATCTGACTTATCAAAAAGATAGGTTttgaatataagagggagtggcaccaccaCCTAAGAAATGCACTATGGGCAAACTGCATAATGCCCAAAAAGATTCTAAAAAACTCCCCGTACAAGTTGGTATATGGGAAATATGCACTTTTTCCTTTGTCACTGGAAATCTCGGCGTTGCAATTGCTAAAATCCATGGATATCGCTGAAAATGGTCCAATGGCTATAAGGTTGGCGGAGATTATGGAGCTAGAGGAAGCGAGAGAAGCAACTTTCACAGCTCTCCAAGACAGACAAGAAGTTGTAAGAAGGTGGTTCGACAGTAAAAAGAGTTATGATGTGACTTTCGCCCTTAGAGACCTTGT is part of the Cryptomeria japonica chromosome 10, Sugi_1.0, whole genome shotgun sequence genome and harbors:
- the LOC131072644 gene encoding uncharacterized protein LOC131072644, whose protein sequence is MPLRPVSVEEPFAQWGLDFVGMINPPSSAGHKWILTATDYFTRWSEAIPLWNSSESEVLTFLEDLTCRYGTPKTVISDNARAFTGSRITQFALSRGFEYKREWHHHLRNALWANCIMPKKILKNSPYKLVYGKYALFPLSLEISALQLLKSMDIAENGPMAIRLAEIMELEEAREATFTALQDRQEVVRRWFDSKKSYDVTFALRDLVLKYNERMAKPGQHAKFDCLWEGPFCIIGHKGFNAFELEDMNGDPLSIPVNGFHLKPFH
- the LOC131072584 gene encoding uncharacterized protein LOC131072584, coding for MKGADILMAAVAAVASTALDFPAQTRGVQISAFSSSRGKMDNLERHPCEELQCRPFNEDKFAPKFDGLRFIETLVTAHR